The following are encoded in a window of Terriglobia bacterium genomic DNA:
- the mpl gene encoding UDP-N-acetylmuramate:L-alanyl-gamma-D-glutamyl-meso-diaminopimelate ligase: MVDQQHVHIIGICGTAMASLAGLLKQRGFKVTGSDAAAYPPMSDFLASIAIPVAQPYAETNLKPRPDWVVIGNAISRGNVEVEHVLNERIPFRSMPDTLYDFFLRTREPIVVAGTHGKTTTTSMLAWIFQQAGKDPSFLVGGIAENFGSSFALRQGKHFILEGDEYDTAFFDKGPKFLHYFPQAIILTSVEFDHADIYADLGAVKTAFKRLVNMVPGRGKIIAYDADANVSECLAKAFTPVERYGLSEGAFWRIVNMNFAPESTTWQVLREGQPWADFEFSLAGEYNVLNATAAAAMAAHYGIEPAVIAEALKSFKSVKRRLEVKAEIDGITIIDDFAHHPTAIAATLQALRTRYPAARLWAVFEPRSNTLRRKVLQKELVASLALADQVIITTIFKPEAVPEEERLATSTVVNALKRAGKPARELPDADAIVQEIAPELQPGDVVAILSNGGFGGIYEKLPRKLEELRGAPRAL; this comes from the coding sequence ATCGTGGACCAGCAGCACGTACACATCATTGGAATCTGCGGCACGGCCATGGCGTCACTGGCCGGGCTGCTCAAACAGCGCGGGTTCAAAGTCACCGGGTCAGACGCGGCGGCGTATCCGCCGATGTCGGATTTTCTGGCGTCCATCGCCATTCCGGTGGCGCAGCCGTACGCCGAGACCAACCTGAAGCCGCGGCCCGACTGGGTGGTAATCGGCAACGCCATTTCGCGCGGCAACGTGGAGGTGGAACACGTCCTGAACGAACGCATTCCGTTCCGCTCCATGCCGGACACGCTCTACGATTTCTTTCTGCGCACGCGCGAGCCGATCGTCGTGGCGGGAACGCACGGCAAGACCACCACCACGTCCATGCTGGCCTGGATTTTTCAGCAAGCCGGCAAAGACCCGTCATTTCTGGTGGGCGGGATTGCGGAAAACTTCGGCAGCAGTTTTGCCCTTCGCCAGGGCAAACACTTCATCCTGGAAGGCGACGAATACGATACCGCGTTTTTCGACAAAGGCCCCAAATTCCTTCATTACTTTCCGCAGGCCATCATTCTTACTTCCGTGGAATTTGATCACGCGGACATTTACGCCGACCTGGGCGCGGTGAAAACAGCGTTCAAGCGCCTGGTGAACATGGTCCCCGGACGCGGCAAGATCATCGCCTACGATGCCGACGCCAACGTGAGCGAGTGCCTGGCCAAAGCGTTCACGCCTGTGGAACGCTACGGGTTGAGCGAAGGCGCGTTCTGGAGGATCGTCAACATGAACTTTGCGCCGGAGAGCACGACCTGGCAAGTCCTGCGGGAAGGCCAGCCCTGGGCGGACTTTGAGTTTTCTCTTGCCGGTGAATACAACGTGCTCAACGCGACGGCCGCCGCGGCGATGGCCGCCCACTACGGCATTGAGCCGGCGGTGATTGCCGAGGCGCTCAAGAGCTTCAAGAGCGTGAAGCGCCGCCTGGAAGTGAAAGCCGAGATTGACGGCATCACCATCATTGACGATTTTGCCCATCATCCCACGGCCATTGCGGCTACGCTGCAGGCGCTGCGCACGCGATATCCGGCTGCGCGGCTGTGGGCGGTGTTTGAACCGCGGTCCAACACGCTGCGCAGAAAAGTCCTGCAGAAAGAACTGGTCGCCAGCCTGGCGCTGGCCGACCAGGTGATCATCACCACCATTTTCAAACCTGAAGCGGTTCCGGAAGAAGAACGCCTGGCGACTTCCACGGTGGTCAACGCGCTGAAGCGCGCGGGCAAACCGGCCCGCGAACTGCCCGACGCCGATGCGATCGTCCAAGAGATTGCGCCCGAACTGCAACCGGGCGACGTGGTAGCCATTCTCTCCAACGGCGGCTTTGGCGGAATTTATGAAAAGCTTCCGCGCAAGCTGGAAGAACTGCGCGGGGCCCCTCGGGCATTATGA
- a CDS encoding 3-isopropylmalate dehydrogenase, whose amino-acid sequence MKRRIAVVPGDGIGKEVIPAAIKVVEASGAAVEFTHFDWSADRYLKDGTTIPPDGFAMLERDFDAIFVGALGDPRVPTNIHAKEILLGMRFKMDLYANVRPVKVLDESLCPLKGVKPEEIDFVVVRENTEGPYVDAGGVLKQGTADEIATQEDFNTRKGVERVVRFAFELARKQGRKKVLMSDKSNVMTYAGGLWQRVFKLVAAEYADIQAAHMYVDALCMHMVLNPKQFDVIVTNNMFGDIITDLAAALQGGLGMAASGNIHPGKTSMFEPVHGSAPPFAGKNVANPIGAISTAAMMLEHLGFAKEAGRINQAVLEAVQQKKTTADIGGSLGTKEAAEWIAASLSRTQ is encoded by the coding sequence ATGAAGAGAAGAATAGCTGTCGTCCCCGGCGACGGCATCGGCAAAGAGGTCATTCCCGCGGCCATCAAAGTTGTTGAGGCTTCTGGTGCGGCGGTGGAGTTCACGCACTTTGACTGGTCGGCTGACCGGTATCTCAAAGACGGCACCACCATCCCGCCGGACGGCTTTGCCATGCTGGAGCGCGACTTTGACGCCATCTTCGTGGGCGCGCTGGGCGATCCGCGCGTGCCAACGAACATCCACGCCAAGGAAATCCTGCTGGGCATGCGCTTCAAGATGGACCTGTATGCCAACGTGCGTCCGGTGAAGGTGCTGGACGAGTCGCTGTGTCCGCTGAAAGGCGTGAAGCCGGAAGAGATTGATTTTGTGGTGGTGCGCGAGAACACCGAAGGCCCGTACGTGGACGCTGGCGGCGTGCTTAAGCAGGGAACCGCCGACGAGATCGCCACGCAGGAAGATTTCAACACCCGCAAAGGCGTGGAGCGCGTGGTACGCTTCGCGTTTGAACTGGCGCGCAAACAGGGCCGCAAGAAAGTGTTGATGTCCGACAAGTCCAACGTTATGACCTACGCCGGCGGGTTGTGGCAGCGGGTGTTCAAACTCGTCGCCGCCGAGTACGCGGACATTCAGGCGGCGCACATGTACGTGGACGCGCTGTGCATGCACATGGTCCTGAACCCCAAGCAGTTTGACGTAATCGTGACCAACAACATGTTCGGCGACATCATCACCGACCTGGCCGCCGCGCTCCAGGGCGGGCTGGGGATGGCCGCCAGCGGAAATATCCATCCGGGAAAGACGTCCATGTTTGAGCCGGTGCACGGCTCGGCGCCGCCGTTCGCGGGGAAGAACGTGGCCAATCCCATTGGGGCGATCTCCACGGCGGCCATGATGCTGGAACATCTGGGCTTCGCCAAAGAAGCCGGGCGGATCAATCAGGCGGTGCTCGAAGCCGTGCAGCAGAAGAAGACGACGGCTGACATCGGCGGGAGCCTGGGGACGAAGGAAGCGGCGGAGTGGATTGCTGCTTCTTTATCCCGAACGCAGTGA
- the dapF gene encoding diaminopimelate epimerase — translation MTTPFTKASACGNDFLIIEGRHAPASVAEFSKRICDRHHGVGADGVEWLSPGQDCDAEIRLINADGTEAEISGNGTRCVAAYLVARGAAEKLAIRTGAGVKHCELISRADNRYEFAMDMGQPKVGEPFSLTTSAGEVRGTPVSMGNPHYVILVSQFPPAWAAHAAEVQRQPSFKDGVNVEFVRIPGPNAIEVRFYERGVGETQSSGTGSCASAVAAIAAGKVKSPVQVQAVGGTQIVRWEGNSVFLRGSAELICRGEFLG, via the coding sequence ATGACCACACCCTTTACCAAGGCTTCAGCGTGCGGCAATGACTTTCTGATCATCGAAGGCCGGCATGCCCCCGCCAGCGTGGCGGAGTTCAGCAAGCGGATTTGCGACCGCCACCACGGCGTGGGCGCCGACGGCGTGGAGTGGCTGTCCCCCGGCCAGGACTGCGATGCGGAGATCCGGCTGATCAACGCCGATGGCACCGAAGCGGAAATCTCCGGCAACGGCACGCGCTGCGTAGCGGCGTACCTGGTTGCGAGAGGCGCGGCGGAGAAGCTGGCCATCCGCACTGGAGCGGGTGTGAAACATTGTGAACTGATTTCGCGCGCGGACAACCGTTACGAGTTTGCGATGGACATGGGCCAGCCGAAGGTTGGCGAGCCGTTTTCGCTGACCACCAGCGCGGGCGAAGTTCGCGGCACGCCGGTTTCCATGGGCAATCCACATTATGTGATTCTGGTGAGCCAATTTCCTCCTGCCTGGGCGGCGCATGCGGCGGAAGTGCAGCGCCAGCCTAGTTTCAAGGATGGAGTCAACGTGGAGTTTGTCCGCATTCCCGGCCCAAACGCCATCGAAGTGCGCTTCTACGAGCGCGGCGTAGGGGAAACGCAGTCATCGGGGACGGGCTCGTGCGCGTCCGCAGTGGCGGCGATTGCCGCGGGCAAAGTGAAGTCGCCGGTGCAGGTGCAGGCCGTGGGCGGAACGCAGATTGTCCGATGGGAAGGCAACAGCGTTTTCCTGCGCGGAAGCGCCGAGCTGATTTGCCGAGGTGAGTTTCTTGGCTGA
- a CDS encoding S-methyl-5'-thioadenosine phosphorylase: MQRAEIGIIGGSGLYSMPGLTNMEEVTVQTPFGEPSDAFVLGTMEGRKVAFLARHGRGHRILPSELNFRANIYAMKDLGVERIFSVSAVGSLKEEHKPTDFVIPDQFIDRTFHRVSTFFGHGIVAHVGFGDPVCPEVGTAIGQACKDIGVVGKSGGTYVCMEGPQFSTKAESNLYRSWGADVIGMTNLQEAKLAREAEICYATMAMVTDYDCWHPEHDSVTVEQIVRVLNTNAENAAKVVKQAIAVMPKERKCKCGSALEFALLTDPTKIPAATRQKLALLLDKYLAKTQEGKP, from the coding sequence TTGCAGCGAGCTGAGATTGGCATTATCGGCGGCAGCGGTTTGTATTCCATGCCCGGGCTCACCAACATGGAAGAAGTCACGGTGCAGACGCCGTTTGGCGAACCGTCAGACGCCTTCGTACTGGGCACGATGGAAGGCCGCAAAGTGGCGTTTCTCGCGCGTCATGGACGCGGGCATCGCATCCTGCCCAGCGAGCTCAATTTTCGCGCCAACATTTACGCGATGAAAGACCTGGGCGTGGAGCGGATCTTTTCCGTCTCCGCCGTGGGCTCGCTGAAAGAAGAGCACAAGCCCACGGACTTCGTGATCCCTGACCAGTTTATTGACCGTACGTTTCACCGTGTCTCAACGTTCTTTGGCCATGGGATCGTTGCCCATGTAGGCTTCGGCGATCCGGTATGTCCGGAAGTGGGGACGGCCATCGGACAAGCCTGTAAGGACATTGGCGTAGTGGGCAAGTCCGGCGGGACATACGTCTGCATGGAAGGCCCGCAGTTTTCGACGAAGGCGGAATCGAACCTGTACCGCAGCTGGGGCGCGGACGTGATCGGCATGACCAACCTGCAGGAAGCCAAGCTGGCGCGCGAAGCCGAGATCTGCTACGCCACCATGGCCATGGTGACCGACTACGACTGCTGGCATCCGGAGCACGATTCGGTCACGGTGGAGCAGATCGTAAGAGTGCTGAACACCAATGCGGAGAACGCGGCGAAAGTGGTGAAGCAGGCCATCGCCGTGATGCCCAAAGAGCGCAAATGCAAATGCGGGTCGGCCTTGGAGTTTGCGCTGCTCACCGATCCCACCAAGATTCCCGCGGCCACGCGGCAGAAACTGGCGCTGTTGCTGGACAAATATCTCGCCAAGACCCAGGAGGGCAAGCCCTAG
- a CDS encoding MgtC/SapB family protein, which produces MIYALVAIPHIPFETLVSKHLVALALAAVLGGIIGIEREIKRRPAGLRTNMFICFGSALFTILSAELGGGGDWTRIASQIIPGIGFIGAGSILRSKGGVSGLTTAATIFVVAAVGMACGGGLYLLAGFSTVLIVLALIVLGQMETRFNLKPLRMSYSVVTGKSVDEIVDEINSTLKESGRELHNMRLSRTNGQRRVDFSVDATRSEHKALADRMRLSPDLRDYESVVESQDAS; this is translated from the coding sequence ATGATCTACGCGCTAGTGGCGATTCCTCACATTCCGTTTGAGACTCTGGTTTCCAAGCACCTGGTTGCGCTCGCTCTGGCGGCGGTGCTGGGCGGGATCATTGGCATTGAACGCGAAATCAAACGACGGCCTGCCGGCCTGCGCACCAACATGTTTATCTGCTTCGGCTCGGCCTTGTTCACCATCCTCTCTGCGGAACTTGGGGGAGGGGGTGACTGGACACGAATCGCCTCGCAGATCATTCCCGGGATCGGCTTCATCGGCGCCGGGTCCATTCTGCGTTCCAAAGGCGGCGTGAGCGGGCTGACCACGGCGGCCACCATCTTTGTGGTTGCAGCGGTGGGCATGGCGTGCGGCGGCGGACTCTACCTGCTGGCCGGATTTTCCACGGTGCTGATCGTGCTGGCGCTGATCGTGCTGGGCCAGATGGAGACCCGCTTTAACCTGAAGCCGCTGCGCATGAGCTACAGTGTGGTCACCGGCAAGTCCGTTGACGAGATTGTGGATGAAATCAACTCCACTCTCAAGGAGAGCGGCAGAGAGCTGCACAATATGCGATTGAGCCGGACCAATGGCCAGCGACGAGTAGACTTTAGCGTGGACGCGACGCGCAGCGAGCACAAAGCACTGGCCGACCGCATGCGCCTTTCGCCAGACCTGCGCGACTATGAATCTGTCGTCGAGTCCCAGGATGCGTCTTAA
- a CDS encoding sugar kinase has product MSLLVVGSVAFDAIKTPYGKTDKILGGAATYFSLSASFFTPVRVVAVVGEDFTEKEEQVFLARKIDISGIAREAGKSFFWAGEYGENVNEAKTLDTQLGVFGNFNPQIPEKFKDTQFVFLANIDPVLQVNVRKQMHHAKFVGGDTMNYWIKDHRMNLLEMLKQVNALLINDTEAKMLAGDASLARAAQKVLAMGPQALVIKHGEYGATVFFKDGSFGIGRHPFRAPTLPIEQVTDPTGAGDSFAGGFMGYIASQQKLTRDVFKRAMFYGGVMGSFAVEAFGTERLQKLTREEIDERYKVFRELTHLD; this is encoded by the coding sequence GTGTCCTTGCTTGTGGTAGGTTCCGTTGCGTTTGACGCCATCAAAACTCCTTACGGCAAGACCGACAAGATCCTGGGCGGCGCGGCCACGTATTTTTCTTTGTCGGCCAGCTTCTTCACGCCGGTGCGCGTCGTCGCCGTAGTGGGCGAGGACTTCACGGAAAAAGAAGAGCAGGTCTTCCTCGCTCGCAAGATTGACATCAGCGGCATCGCGCGGGAAGCGGGCAAGAGCTTCTTCTGGGCCGGCGAATACGGCGAGAACGTGAATGAAGCCAAGACGCTGGACACGCAACTGGGCGTGTTTGGCAACTTCAATCCGCAAATCCCGGAGAAGTTCAAAGACACGCAGTTTGTATTTCTAGCGAACATTGATCCGGTGCTGCAGGTCAACGTGCGCAAGCAGATGCACCACGCCAAGTTTGTGGGCGGCGACACCATGAACTACTGGATCAAAGACCACCGCATGAACCTGCTGGAGATGCTCAAGCAGGTGAACGCGCTGCTGATCAATGACACGGAAGCCAAGATGCTCGCCGGCGACGCCAGCCTGGCTCGGGCGGCGCAAAAAGTGCTGGCCATGGGCCCGCAGGCGCTGGTGATCAAGCACGGAGAGTACGGCGCCACGGTGTTCTTCAAGGACGGCTCTTTCGGCATCGGGCGGCATCCGTTTCGCGCGCCCACGTTGCCGATTGAGCAAGTCACCGATCCCACCGGCGCCGGTGACAGCTTTGCCGGCGGCTTCATGGGCTACATTGCGTCGCAACAAAAGCTGACTCGCGACGTCTTTAAGCGCGCCATGTTCTACGGCGGCGTGATGGGATCGTTCGCCGTGGAAGCTTTCGGCACCGAGCGCCTGCAGAAACTCACGCGCGAAGAGATTGACGAACGCTATAAAGTGTTCCGCGAACTGACGCATCTGGATTGA
- a CDS encoding LD-carboxypeptidase — translation MAEAKTIKPAALKPGDKVGILAPASSFNREAFEAGCNRLRQMGYEPVFAPDIFDRDLYFAGSASRRLGELEGLLVRDDIAALICVRGGYGSNYLLDKLNFGLFAKHPKILLGCSDVTSLLTAITDRTGLVTFHGPMLAKDIADGTFDNVSWNNCLQGASSWTVPGSGVEVLQPGNALGRLYGGCLSMVAASLGTPFEVQTEGTILFIEDVAEKPFRIDRMLMQLHLAGKLRGVRGFVFGEMLDCVPPAGETYTLQQVIKRVLEPYRVPITYGLKSGHVSGGNVTLPLGVQAELTAGPQGVVLKILEAATQIR, via the coding sequence TTGGCTGAGGCAAAAACAATAAAACCTGCGGCGCTGAAGCCGGGCGATAAAGTTGGCATCCTGGCCCCGGCCAGCAGCTTCAACCGCGAGGCCTTTGAAGCCGGCTGCAATCGCCTGCGGCAGATGGGATACGAGCCGGTCTTCGCGCCAGATATTTTTGATCGCGACCTTTACTTCGCGGGCAGCGCCAGCCGGCGGCTGGGCGAGCTGGAAGGCTTGCTGGTCCGCGATGATATTGCCGCGCTGATCTGCGTGCGTGGCGGCTACGGCAGCAACTACCTGCTGGACAAACTTAACTTCGGCTTGTTCGCAAAGCATCCTAAAATCCTGCTTGGCTGCAGCGATGTTACTTCGCTGCTCACGGCCATCACCGACCGCACGGGCCTGGTCACCTTCCACGGCCCGATGCTGGCCAAGGACATTGCTGACGGAACTTTCGACAACGTGAGCTGGAACAACTGCTTACAGGGCGCAAGCTCGTGGACGGTTCCCGGCAGCGGCGTTGAAGTGTTGCAGCCCGGCAACGCGCTGGGACGTTTGTACGGCGGGTGCCTGTCCATGGTGGCGGCATCGCTGGGAACTCCGTTTGAAGTCCAGACCGAAGGCACAATCCTGTTTATTGAAGACGTGGCGGAAAAGCCGTTTCGCATTGACCGCATGCTGATGCAGTTGCATCTTGCGGGCAAATTGCGCGGGGTGCGCGGGTTCGTGTTCGGCGAAATGCTGGATTGTGTGCCGCCCGCGGGCGAAACGTACACGTTGCAGCAGGTCATCAAGCGCGTACTGGAGCCATACCGCGTGCCCATCACGTACGGACTCAAGTCCGGGCACGTTTCCGGCGGCAACGTCACGCTGCCGCTGGGCGTGCAAGCGGAGCTGACCGCCGGGCCGCAGGGCGTAGTCCTGAAGATATTGGAAGCAGCAACGCAAATCCGTTAA
- a CDS encoding 1-acyl-sn-glycerol-3-phosphate acyltransferase, producing the protein MALVFLLVAVPPCALIAFPWTLITGKIGFLYFLGTGFAYLGVRIAGVKVKLIGLDKIDPQGTYIFMSNHVSNLDPPVLVPMIPRRTSVLAKKELWRIPILGQALKLAEIVPVDRKDRESAIDSVHRAGEVMRHGINMTIYPEGTRSPDGRLRPFKKGPFHLAAETGFPIVPITVLGTAELMPRGSNLIRSGTATLVFHPPVDPKKFSSREELMQAVQVAIESALPEEKRSG; encoded by the coding sequence ATGGCGCTGGTGTTCTTGCTGGTCGCGGTCCCGCCCTGCGCGCTCATCGCTTTTCCCTGGACGCTCATCACCGGCAAGATCGGCTTTCTGTATTTTCTCGGCACCGGCTTCGCCTACCTGGGCGTGCGCATCGCCGGCGTCAAGGTCAAACTCATCGGCCTGGACAAGATTGATCCCCAGGGGACGTACATCTTTATGTCCAACCACGTTTCCAATCTTGATCCGCCGGTGCTGGTGCCCATGATTCCGCGGCGCACGTCGGTGCTGGCCAAGAAAGAACTGTGGCGCATTCCGATTCTGGGCCAGGCGCTGAAGCTGGCGGAAATTGTTCCGGTGGACCGCAAAGACCGCGAGTCGGCGATTGACAGCGTGCATCGCGCCGGCGAAGTCATGCGCCACGGCATCAACATGACCATTTATCCGGAAGGCACCCGCTCGCCCGACGGGCGTTTGCGGCCCTTCAAGAAAGGTCCGTTTCATCTGGCGGCGGAAACCGGCTTTCCCATCGTTCCCATCACCGTGCTGGGCACGGCCGAGCTGATGCCCCGAGGCAGCAACCTCATCCGCAGCGGGACGGCGACGCTGGTGTTCCATCCGCCAGTTGACCCAAAGAAGTTTTCTTCCCGCGAAGAGCTGATGCAAGCGGTGCAGGTGGCGATTGAGAGCGCGCTGCCGGAAGAGAAGAGGAGCGGGTGA
- a CDS encoding TROVE domain-containing protein: MARMNTLNLGNLPWFKGHRTHEGAPARHISAEQQLRRSVLACMLWEDQFYEDGVAIAGRIRELVAKVPAEKVAALAVEARTQMKLRHAPLLLVREMARLATHRALVAETLARVIQRADELSEFVALYWSEGKQPLSAQVKKGLAAAFTRFDEYALGKYNRAAPVKLRDVLFLCHAKPVDAAQAALWKRLVEGELATPYTWEVALSGGADKREAWERLLSENKLGALALLRNLRNMAEAKVSEQAIRDGLARMKTERVLPFRFIAAARYAPQWEAEIEQAMFRALVAQNKEGQAKLPGKTVLLVDVSGSMDAPLSRRSEMRRNDAAYGLAVLLREIAEQVSIYTFSDDLVRVPARQGFALRDALNASQRHNGTYLGKALQGLDEKYDRLIVITDEQSHDSVPNPKARGWMLNVASYQNGVGYGAWMHVDGWSDSVIEYIRAAEPVLE, from the coding sequence ATGGCTCGCATGAACACGCTCAATCTCGGCAACCTGCCCTGGTTCAAGGGACACCGCACGCATGAAGGCGCGCCGGCGCGGCACATCTCCGCGGAGCAGCAGCTGCGGCGCTCGGTGCTGGCCTGCATGCTGTGGGAAGACCAGTTCTATGAGGACGGAGTGGCCATCGCCGGCCGTATCCGCGAGCTGGTGGCCAAGGTGCCGGCGGAAAAGGTTGCCGCGCTGGCGGTGGAAGCCCGCACGCAGATGAAGTTGCGTCACGCGCCGCTGTTGCTGGTCCGCGAGATGGCGCGTCTGGCGACGCACCGTGCGCTGGTCGCGGAGACGCTGGCCCGCGTCATCCAGCGTGCCGACGAACTCAGCGAGTTCGTGGCGCTCTACTGGAGCGAAGGCAAACAGCCGCTTTCGGCGCAGGTGAAGAAGGGGCTGGCCGCGGCGTTCACGCGCTTTGACGAGTACGCGCTGGGCAAGTACAACCGCGCCGCGCCGGTAAAGCTGCGTGACGTACTGTTCCTGTGTCACGCCAAGCCGGTGGACGCAGCGCAGGCCGCGCTGTGGAAGCGCCTGGTGGAAGGCGAACTGGCAACGCCGTACACCTGGGAAGTTGCGCTTTCCGGCGGAGCCGACAAGCGCGAAGCCTGGGAGCGCCTGCTCAGCGAGAACAAGCTGGGCGCGCTGGCCCTGTTGCGCAACCTGCGCAACATGGCGGAAGCCAAGGTCAGCGAGCAGGCCATCCGCGACGGCCTGGCGCGCATGAAGACCGAGCGTGTTTTGCCTTTCCGCTTTATCGCTGCAGCGCGTTACGCTCCGCAGTGGGAGGCGGAGATCGAACAGGCGATGTTCCGGGCGTTGGTTGCGCAGAACAAGGAAGGCCAAGCCAAGCTGCCGGGAAAGACCGTGCTGCTGGTGGACGTCTCCGGCTCCATGGACGCGCCGCTCTCGCGCCGTTCAGAGATGCGGCGCAATGACGCGGCCTACGGGCTGGCGGTGTTGCTGCGCGAGATCGCCGAGCAGGTGAGCATCTACACTTTCTCCGATGATCTGGTGCGCGTGCCGGCACGGCAGGGGTTCGCTCTGCGTGACGCGCTGAACGCCAGCCAGCGTCACAACGGAACGTACCTGGGCAAGGCGCTGCAGGGTCTGGACGAGAAGTACGACCGCTTGATCGTGATCACCGACGAGCAATCGCACGATTCCGTCCCCAACCCCAAGGCGCGGGGCTGGATGCTGAACGTGGCCAGTTACCAGAACGGTGTCGGCTACGGCGCCTGGATGCACGTGGATGGCTGGAGCGATTCGGTCATTGAGTACATCCGCGCGGCCGAGCCGGTGCTGGAGTAA
- a CDS encoding VOC family protein, producing the protein MKFNKVTPNLIVADMEKSLKFYRDVLGFSVSQTVPDKAPFIFAWMQHGDAVVFLNQHMPPQPGQPDLFAGRQIGGTLSLYIAMDGIDEFLKTVEGRGVKLAVPLHKEFYGMKEFAVYDPDGYLLIFAERVE; encoded by the coding sequence GTGAAATTCAACAAAGTCACTCCCAACCTCATTGTCGCCGACATGGAAAAGAGCCTGAAGTTCTATCGCGACGTACTCGGCTTCTCCGTCTCGCAAACCGTGCCGGACAAGGCGCCCTTCATCTTTGCCTGGATGCAGCATGGCGATGCCGTTGTTTTCCTTAACCAGCACATGCCGCCGCAACCCGGCCAGCCTGACTTGTTCGCCGGACGCCAGATCGGCGGTACGCTCAGCTTGTATATCGCCATGGATGGCATTGATGAGTTCCTCAAGACCGTGGAAGGCCGCGGGGTCAAGCTCGCCGTGCCGCTGCACAAAGAGTTTTATGGGATGAAGGAGTTCGCCGTGTACGATCCCGACGGCTACCTGCTGATCTTCGCGGAGAGAGTGGAGTAG